aatagccaagGAGTTCAGCTAAGGCAAGAAATTTTCGCACAATTACTCTGAGTGATATTTGAATTCAAGCAAATAAGTTCAGTTACGATATTCATACAGAAAAGCTCGCACTTAACAAAGATATTtgatagctttcaggctatcatTTGAGCTAAAACACTAGCACATTACATTATTGTATTTGATCTTCTAAGATCAATTGTgttaagaaaagaaaatcagtTGCATACTGATAAATTGTAAAGAGAACTAAGAATTTCAGTTTGGCTGCGTCTAAGTCCAAAGTGAAGTGGgttatttcagtttttgtaattaatcaaagtcttttagaggaaaacatatccttgtgatagaaggggtgacgcaGGAGCATTTGAAacctccgaacatccataaaatctttgtgttctttgtTTCAGTTATTCGTTAAGTATTCAATCtatcagttagtttatttcCACATTTATATTAGTTAACTGACTGATATCGACAGCAAGATCATTGGAACAAACTGATTCACCATTATCCAAAAAGAGTCAAAAATcttaaagtgtttattcaacatcTTTCTAAACACTTTGACCCTTCAAACCGATCCTAACACTAATATACACTGTTCAAAATGTATCATACATCTTGAATatgttattcaaattttggcCTAATTCAACTGTTATATATCCACAAACTGAAATTTGGCAAGCAAACTGCACAATCACTatgcaataaaataatagttttaTGTTCATCCAGAAATTGATTCAAAcaacctcaaaaccccatattcaCAGTTAACAATTTGCTTTACTTTTTATCTACATGATGTTCAAATTTCATCTTGATCCGACTGTTCAAAATTTTGCAAACTCTTATGCAAGTTATTGATCTGTAAGACtctaaaaaatctgaaaattctTTCACCCTTTCTTTCCTTTGTGTATTATTTATGTGGCTTGTTATGTGACAAAATAGGAGAACAACAGACAATAAATGTTGTATTGGGCAAATTATTACGTTTGTGAGATCCACCTCTTGAACTCACGGGCCAAAGTGTTAACATAACtgaatccattcttgaaccctGTTGGAAACAACTATAGATTCCTGTGACATGTGTATCGAGGGATCAGACCTTGACGAGTATCACGTTCTTAAGAAGGGTGATTGTGATATCCGATTCAAAATGAATgcttaaatgagtttataactAAAGACAATGGACTTATATGAAAACTTAAGTTAATAATATTCGTAATGCAAGGAAGATTACAGAATAGTTGCTATAAGTGTTCATTGTACAGTAACGTATGTGCGGGCTTGAATCCGAAGTGTAGTTTTTAAATTGTCGTAGTCCATGAACCTTCGAAATCTTGGTCGAGCTTctctattatttaaaatatttgaatttttatgtaAATGTTAACTTCtaattataatatttgataaaacaaaaaatacttGATTCTACGTCATAGATCATCTAAAACACTTTTTTACTGCACACaacaatttatattatgatacgACAACACTTTGTTGACTTAATTACTAGAAGTTaaaatttcttctctaaaaatatatatatgtaattttaaatttgtattCGTTTGAAACAAACTAATATGCATACTTATAATTCCaaattatcaaaatattttcataatttttataattttttaaaaaaacctgaATTACTTAGACATACAATTACACACTTATTGTCTAGTAGGTCCATATTCTCACGCATCGTTTctctgtgagatgagtcaactctgcatatatttataataataagtaatatttttaacataaaaaataataattttttataagtaatctaaataaaaaatatatctcataaaattaactcgtgagattatctcataaaatttttttatgctaattGTCCAACTACGACATGTCAAATGCATGTTAGATgcatatgaattttttttatgtgaagCATCATTATTCCACATTGGACGTGTTTTTTTTTCATGTGTCCTTTTATTAAATGCTATTTAATTACACGTTTGACCatcttttatttcatttttgtaGTTactaatgttttattttaaaaaaatatacttCGCTTTCTATTTTTTTCCCAACTTTTATTACATTGTAATAAATACTATTTctctttctttaaaaaaataaatataattctCATTTGTAATTTAAAGCATATCATTCAAGAatcattttcaagattttgttCCTCTAATTCTTTCATCTTAAATAGGAAAATCTAGCTATAAAAATAGACTGTTGAGTTGGCAAAGACTCGAACTTTATGTAATTAAGAAgcattatttttcataaataccTTTTAGCTATTTTTATACAGATATTTTTGTAATTATGAGCTATTACTACTATATTGAGATCATGTTAGAGTTTATGGCGGGTGAATAAACtccttttaaaacttttaaaaacttTGAGCTGCCCTTAACAATTTTAGACCGTTAAAAAATTATTGACCTGGACCACTAAAAATTGAATAAGTGCGGAAATGGTCCAATTCCACCGGTGATAAATACTTATACGTTATCACTTCTTTTTCTTAGGAAAGAtttcactaaaagattttgattgatataAATCCTTATAACAACTCACTTCAACTGAGATTTATCACTGACTaagttgaaactcttagtatacacTTCAATAAATTCTGGATGTTTAAGAACCCTCGATTCACCAGAAAACACAATACAAcctgtaggaccgagcgcttgccgttttaccaaaagctatagcttgtggtaatggtgcaactcaaatcttttaaaccgcacagcagctcaagcaccacggttcgatcgctctaccaagcagagacaattattgcacccaacaatctccctcccaataattgcacttccttgcaatcaatgggaatcgaacccgtgaccttggctctgataccaattgtaggaccgagcgcttgccgttttaccaaaagctatagcttgtggtaatggtgcaactcaaatcttttaaaccgcacagcagctcaagcaccacggttcgatcgctctaccaagcagagacaattatttCACCCAACACAACCTAACGATCAGCTTGAACGACTTGAGTTTGTTGAGGTAGCACAAAATGATCTTTGAAGATCCGATATAATCTGATAGGCGTATGCTTAAGTTGAGCAGCTTGAAATATGAAACGTGTGCTCGAAAATCTTTGTAGATTGAAAATGTCTGCATGCTTTAATCGTTTGATATTGTTGTCGTTTTTATCTTTTTTGCACTTTGAAATTTGCAAATTTATAGTTGAAAAGCTCTAACAGTCGGAATTGCTTTTCAACTATCATATGTAATACTATCCGACAAAATTTACAAGTCGCTTTCAGTCACTGAACGTACCAATAAAttctaatttaatatttattttgcttTTACGATTTTAAGCTCCaagatttttgaaaaaacgATTGACCATAGACAAAATAGACTatttttgtcattcagaagttGATAGGATATTGTGTAATCATTTTAAATATGCTAGTTGTTGAATTGATTGACTTACAATAATCTTTTTGAATTTCTCACATATAATCGGTTACAATCTGGTTGGAGTTTAActatttcaaaacatgttctaCATTTAAGTCTTGATCCAATCAGATTAATGAATTATCTCTTGCAGCTAAAGTTGAGATAATATGTGGCTTGAACTCTTGAAGTTCTGTCTGAACTTCTTGACTTGATCTAGTGGTCTGAAAAACTAAAGTTAAAATAGATAAGCGGTTGTATCATGAAACAACTTTATGCAGTTATTTGTCAATCAATAAAACTTAGGGTAATAGAAATATTCTAACAATTTATCTCCTTTTAGTATGACTAAACCAAGCTGCAAAACTAATtacaattgttaaaaaaatagttAAGTAGCATAGAGTTTTGAAAAACAGTTGTATTTCATTGAGTTGATGAAATATCAATGATATAGGTGCATAAAATAAGATCTTATTACACCTATAAAAGAATGAAAAAAATCATATCTTTTAAAACATGAACTTGAACCGTCGACACCTCTTTTATTTCTTGTTTCCTCATCAAACCTACGCCGATCCTCAGCATTTTTTGTTTATGCTCTTCTCTTCTGCTCTTCCAATCTCTTTATAAGTCAAAAGCTGAATCGGAGCAGCAGAAGCTGATAAATCACGATGAAGTTGTTGGTAATGCACTGAATGAAGAACAAATTCCAGATTGCTAACAACCTTGTCTGTCAAGCATATCTTTCTCTCACGAGCTTGGAATTGAGTGATTCTTGATTCCTAGAAAGCTAAGAGAAAGAACTACAATTCTCATGTTTATTACTTTGCCCAAATATTGAAGAATCAAGAGCtatgataataaaaaaaattcaatagcTTGTCATGTACTAGCTTGGCAAAATATTACGTAGAACAGCTCATATCAAACCAACAACTCAAACTCATAAAAGACCATGTCAGATCATCAGATCAGCACAATTTGATCAGCTCGATCTGATAACAGCTCAGTTTCAGAGAATGGTCAGAAATGTGAATTTGACCGTAGCAATGTCAAAATCCGTACAAAAATTTCCAAATAGTCATCTTTTTATATATCTAACATGCATATCACTATTGGAGCCATATATACAATATATTGTTGTTAAACTGATAACCGCTATTGGGAAAGAATTGATCAATTCAATTGAATTGGAATGTTCTGTACATGGATTTATAATACGAGAAAAGGAAACGTGTTCACAAAGAGCTAAAGACGTAAAACCAAAATAGCGATTCACCAATTTGGGCTGGATCCTAACTTTAGTATATGGTCAGTGGTACAGCCCATATACTAACACCCCCCTTCAAGCTTGGAATAAGTTGTAGACACCAAGCTTGGATAAGAGAAAATGATGTTGATCGGCACTCAAGCCTTTGGTGAAGATATCCGCGAGTTGCCGCGAAGAAGCTACATATGCCGTTTGAAAGCACCCAGCTTTGATCTTGTCGCGGACGAGGTGACAATCGATCTCAATATGTTTGGTGCGTTCATGGAACATTGGATTAGCGGCAATGTGCATAGCAACATTGTTATCACAGTATAATATAGTAGGACCAGAGAACTGCACAGCCCATATCAGTGAGCAAGCCTTGTATCCAAATGATCTCACATGCGGTAGTGGCCATGGCTCTATATTCCGCCTCAGCCGAGTATCTGGAAACGACACTTTGCTTCTTTGTACGCCATGACACCAGGGAATCACCCATTTTAATGCAAAAACCAGTAAATGATCGACGAGACATGGGACAAGAAGCCCAATCCGAGTCACAATAGGCAGACAAGTGTAATGAACTGTTAGCAGAAAAAAGAATGCCCATACCAGGAGAGCCTTTGAGATACTTGACAACCCGGATAGCAGCGTCCATATGAGAACGTTTGGGGGAATGCATAAATTGGCTCAATCGTTGAACAGCATAGCAGATGTCGGGCCTGGTAATGGTTAGATAAATCAGTCTCCCAATTAAGCGCTTATAGGCGTCGGGATCAGCGAGAATGCCATTCGAGGCAGGGAGTGATGGAGAAGTGAACAAAAGATCAAACTCATGAGAAGTGAGTTTCGGATGTTGTTCAGCAAGGGTATCAAATGGTTTAGCTCCCAGAATTCGAGCTGCAGCAATGAGATCCAAGGCATACTTACGCTGATTCAAAAAAATCCCAGCGGTTGAGCGTGCTATTTCAATGCCCAGGAAATATTTCAATGGTCCAAGGTCCCGAAGCTCAAGTTTAGAATGTAAAAATTTCTTCAAAGCAGTAATGGCGTCTGTGCTACTACCAGTAATGACGATATCATCGACATAGACCACTAAAAGAGTGGTAACATGATCGTCGTGATGGATGAACAAGGAGTGATCATGGTGCGACTGTGTGAAACCAGCTTCAATCATGACAGCAGCAAATTTTTGGTTCCATTGGCTGGAGGCCTGTTTCAACCCATAGAGTGACTTGCGAAGGCGGCAAACCCGATTCTTCCCTTGAACATGATAGCCAAGAGGAAGGTGCATAAAAATCTCGTCATCCAAATCGCCTTGAAGAAAAGCATTGGCAACATCCATTTGAAACAAATTCCAACCACAGACAGCGGCTGTACTCAACAAACAACGGATGGTGGTGATCTTAGCTGTAGGAGAGAATGTGTCATGGAAGTCAACTTCGGCTTGTTGTGTATAGCCCTTTGCAACAAGACGTGCTTTAAATTTGTCAACTTTCCCATTAGGTAAGAATTTCAACTTATACACCCAACGACACCCGATAGGCTTGGCATAAGGAGGTAAATCAACTACATCCCATGTATGATTAGAGTCAAGAGCTGTGAGTTCTAAATCCATTGCATGCTTCCATCTAGGATCTGAGATTGCCTCGTGGTAAGAACGTGGCTCGGTGGTAGAAGAAATTTCTGTGAGAAAACTTTGATAGGATGGGGAAAATTGAGAGTAACTGATATGGTTGGAAATGGGGTATGTACAGGAAGTGGTGTGGACTTGAGACAAAGAGGGACAAGAAAAATCCTTTGTCCAAGTCGGGGGCTTAGTAAACCGAGATGATCTCCGCAAGGAAGGAGGAGATGTATCAGCTGGGGTGGTAATATCAGACAAGTTGAGGTCTTCCAGTGGAGGATAATCAGTAATCGGGCTGGACTCAGGGAAAATAGACCTGGGCTGAAAGTTTGTGGCAAATGGAAAACAAGATTCATGAAACACAACATCTCCGGAAACAAAAAATCTTTTGGTGTCAAGGTCCATAACCTTATAACCCTTTTGAAGGACAGAATATCCTAAGAATATACAAGCCTTAGCTCGAGGTGAGAATTTGTGATTGACATGTAGAGACGTCGCATAACATAGGCAACCAAACACTCTTAAAAAATCATAAGAATGGGGCTTGCCAAAAATGACTTCAAAAGGAGTTTTATTGGTAATAAGTGGGCTGGGAGTGCGGTTTATAAGGTACACCGCGGTGAGAACACAATCTCCCCAAAAACGAAGAGGAATGGATGATTGGaaaaataaagctcgagctaaGTCAAGTATATGGCGGTGTTTTCTTTCAACTaccccattttgttgaggagtatATGGACATGAGCTTTGGTGCACAATCCCAAGTGACATAAACAATAAACTACATTCATGCTTAAAGAAATCAGAAGCATTATCCATCCTAATTGTTTTGATTTTGGACGAAAATTGGGTGGTAACCATAGCAACAAACTGGCTTAAGAGCCGAAGAATGTCCATCTTAGACTGCATAAGATAAATCCATGTCCCTcgagaaaaatcatccacaattATGAGGAAATACTTTTCTCCATTATAGGTTGGGGTTCTAAAAGGGCCCCAAATGTCCATATGGACTAATTCGAACAAACCAAACGACTTAGACAAACTTGCTTTAGGAAAACTCAACCGTGTTTGTTTCGACTTAGGACAAATCCCACAGTGAGACAAATGTAATTGCTTTGACAGAAAAGGTAACAAATGCATTCTAGATAAAGACATATGTCCTAGTCTTTGATGCCACAAGTCACTACTCACAGAAGTACAAGAAATGAAAGTGTTACACTGTGGTGTATTATGGTGGATGGAGGAAGGCTGGGACAATGCTGTAGACAAGTAATAAAGTCCATGGCGCTCTTTACCAGTCCAAATTATCCTCCCACTTGTGCGGTCCTGAAATGTGCAACAATTGGGATGAAATGTAACACAACAATTATAGGATTTAGTGAACTTGAAAACGGAGAGGAGGTTGTATCGAAAGTTAGGAACAAATAGCACATCGTGAACAAGAATGTTTTCTGAAATGGCCACAGATCCTTTATCACTAACGAGGAGTTGATCACCATTTGGCAACCTCACGGAACTAGGGGAAGCACACAAAGACGTAGCACCATGTAAGAGGGAATAATTACCAGTCATATGCTCGTTAGCCCCTGTATCGATGATCCAATCTGCTTGAGTTTCTTTGACATGCCCAGCCATGTTAGCAACATTGGTGCTCGATGATGGAGGATTATTGACAACATTAGTGTTTGAAGAATGCAAGGTAGTACTTCCTAGCAACTTTAGTATTTCAGCATATTGAGCTGGTGTAAAACTAGATGTAGCCCCTGCAGTGGCTTGTGGTGGTGATTCATTATCATTTCCAGTCACATTGTGAGCCATAACACCAAGTTTGGGCCTGTCAAAATCTCAATTAGGATGCCTAAAATTTTCTTTCCCTTGCTGTGGTTTATATAATCTGTGTCTTGGCGGATATCCTACCAATTTGAAGCAGTGGGCTTTAACATGACCATTCAACCCACAGTGGTCACACGTCAGCACATCTCTCCTTCGCTCATCACCCCGTCCCTGTCTTGAGTAGAAAATTGCAGCAGGGTGCTCAACTGAAGATAGCAAGCGATGAGATTCTTCTTCAGATAGCAAGGAAAAGGCCTGACCAACTGTTGGCAGAGGCACCAtcatcaaaatttgacttcgaaCATGCATATAACTATCATTAAGCCCCATCAAAAATTGCAATAAACGTTGCTGCTGATCATGCTCAACGTACTTTCGTGCCGCAGCACATTCACATGATGGTAGAGTCACCAAAGAACTATACTCATCCCACAGCTGTTTCAATTTACAAAAATACACCGAAATTGTGTTATTGCCTTGAGTCAATCTTCCAAGCTCTCGGTGAAGAGAAAAGATCATGGAGCCATTAATTTTATCGAATTGATCTTTTAAATCTGACCAAACCGTAGAAGCATCGCTGGAATACACAATTCCTCCAAATATATCTTTTGAAACCGAATTCATGATCCATGATAATACCAATGCATTACATCTTTCCCACTGATGTAATGTAACATGCCCTGTAGCTGGACATTTACACGTACCATCAACAAGTGCTATTTTATTTTTGGCTCGGAGTGCTATCAGCATAGCGCGGCTCCATACGCCATAATTTCTACCCCTGTTAACTGCTAAATAACAATAGTCATACCTGGAGCATCCGACGGGTGCAAGAACAATGGATCATTGAAATTCGTGTTGTTTGCCATAAACACAGCTGCTCGGAGTAAAGAAAATCACTCGAATTTACAAGGAGAAGAAGAAATACTCATCGACTTCAATCGATAGATCACaaattcagttgtgagcttgaGCTGGGGACAGGGAATCAATGGTGAAGATCACGATCAGGAATCCCgtattggctctgataccatgttaaacTGATAACCGCTATTGGGAAAGAATTGATCAATTCAATTGAATTGGAATGTTCTGTACATGGATTTATAATACGAGAAAAGGAAACGTGTTCACAAAGAGCTAAAGACGTAAAACCAAAATAGCGATTCACCAATTTGGGCTGGATCCTAACTTTAGTATATGAGCCGTGGTACAGCCCATATACTAACAATTGTAGATTAAATACAATCTTTGgaaggggattcaaagcatgaacGGCCTACATGAAGACATTAGCTAGAATGATAGCAAACCCAaatgtgaggatacatttgatatATACATACACTGTAAAATTCCCCACACACAAtaactcacacatatacatgagaattgaaaacttcaaagtttagatGAGCAGGTCTTCGCacaaatacaataaatattatgtTTGTAGTCTTGTCATAAgagatattaaatattatacgaATTGTGAGGTTGCTACCTAAAATCGAATGTGCTAGGAGTTTTAATGAGGCAATATATAAGTACTAAGTTGAATTGAGTTTGTACAAatgagttgtataaatcaaaatcttctagtaGAATATTTCTGAACCAACCGATGGTCGATTATCAATAGTGGTATTTGAGTATGAGTTGAAACTCATGTTAGATCAGCCTACGACCCATAGTCGTTACATAGCAAACACAATATTCTGACTTAAGAGAAAATTAGTAACATTCCACTTCACGAGATACACAATTCATGCGTCCATGTTATCTCATGCCATAAAATTTATAGATATGCTAAAATTATAGAATTAAATTTTAACAAGACTAACAATTTCTACCCCCTCTCAGCCCCATCTTTTATTGGATAACTTCTAGTGATAgtatgaaatataatttttttctattatttTAGCTATCTATCTTTATTGGGTAAATTGCTCATAAATCCCCAAACCCAAACTCAACTTTATCCAAACTCCCAACACCTCAAAACCTTTCTTTTAACTCCCTAATACCTTAAAATGGACAAAAATACCCTTATTcctattttaatttcaattgATCCTCACGCTTTCAAAATGGTATAAGAGCCTTATGTGGATTTatttaaacacaaattttatttttactaaGTAACTAATTGTTTGAGAAggagaattttgaaaaaattatgaatccgaactacggttcgagaaaaataattcacaaagaatattccaatattttggaatataAACAAGAGAATCTAACTATGGTTAGATATCAGAAACAGCAAGGGAAGCTACTGCACTctcaggtaaacttatgattcaaacaAATAAGTTTTTGGAGATAGTTCCAGATTCCTCTAAGCTCTCttcagatcttagagaaattcagaagacagtacaaaattatggcaatatgatatattttgtaCCACAACGAGTTGAGAAAATCCTTGAAAcccaggaagaaattcttggaatattaaaagATACTCAAAAAAGAATTCAGAAACTGGAACAACAACCCAGTTCCAGTAAACGAACTTCAGGAGGTTGGTTACCACCATCCTTTGGTACTGAACCTTTGTTACACCAACAAGGGAATGCCAGAGTGGTGTCAAAacctttgactgaagaagaaaagatgatcaatctaatcaagtctgtctcagaaaagaaattgatctgatgacaactttagaaaggattggtttagaggatctacaagagcttgcggaatctttcgcaaatctcaaagttgtagatctaaagatgaatACAGCAGGGAGTGAAGTACCTgctataacctggtcatctactcaggaaccaccaagggaaAGTGCGGGATCTCATAATGTTAACATGAGAGAATCCCAATCAGATTTCCATACTGGTGGAGGATCACACCCAGCGGGTACAAGGACAAGGAGAAGTCAAATTCCCTTGCATCAAACACCCTACGGGAAGACTGTTTTAGATCCtatacatccttatggggttatgcttaaccttgatgtattagatttcaaaaacagagaagatctcatagatgattggacatctgctatgagaatcgcagcaggaacacttgatctcaataaagaaggattcattaaacttttagaaatgagtctaatgggatcagtgaaaattgcttgggacatgacttcatcAGAAATGAAAGAGTCAGTCCTGGCCGGAGAATCTCTGAGCGAGATAGCCggaaaaatggctaccctatttaaagcacaatttataggggtagactattttaacagtcaagatacagagaagaggaagaaatatactcaggctctgtatagtcttgaattacatgatatatgtttgatggatgaaaatattatgttattcactaaatatagatggaattcaggagtcgaagaagatatagctatgcagcttttcttcgcaAAAATGCCAAGCCCTTGGAGAGAGATGCTCATAAGGGAATACGTACCTGATAATCCAGATACGCTGGCAAGAAGAGCCTCTTTCCTCAAAGGAAAGTTGGCAGAATGGTGCCATAtggcagcattacaaaagaattataaACCCTTAAGGGGTATCAACAAAAGaactcctttgtgttgtaaggaaaatgatcttccaacaattattggaagtaaaccacagaaGCATAAGAGGAAAAGTTTCAGGACTCATCCTTATGCCCGAAATAGgagaagttcttggaaaccaagaactgTATGGTCTAAACAGAAagccagatcttataaatctggacaaagaagcGGACCATCgagaagtaggatatcatcccaagcatcgagtacatctcgaagcacaggaagaacacctactaagaaaactttcagaagagctcatactcgggctaatgaaagtttcaaggactgtaattgctggacatgtggagcaaga
This window of the Primulina tabacum isolate GXHZ01 chromosome 12, ASM2559414v2, whole genome shotgun sequence genome carries:
- the LOC142521286 gene encoding uncharacterized protein LOC142521286, with protein sequence MNSVSKDIFGGIVYSSDASTVWSDLKDQFDKINGSMIFSLHRELGRLTQGNNTISVYFCKLKQLWDEYSSLVTLPSCECAAARKYVEHDQQQRLLQFLMGLNDSYMHVRSQILMMVPLPTVGQAFSLLSEEESHRLLSSVEHPAAIFYSRQGRGDERRRDVLTCDHCGLNGHVKAHCFKLVGYPPRHRLYKPQQGKENFRHPN